From Antennarius striatus isolate MH-2024 chromosome 9, ASM4005453v1, whole genome shotgun sequence, one genomic window encodes:
- the LOC137601817 gene encoding zymogen granule membrane protein 16-like has translation MTSKMYSFLVFTVLFVGCLSKPLYIYNSFSESVGSGNGESYATSGEGRITAIRVWEAPHSYITGFQLSFNHIWDEVIGYKTHFETEMKLFENEVITQVSGKYQSTIIYQLIFVTSRGRFLIVGQPNKISFNMYPEFSDGELVKLSGHQQYNRITAIAAHWGTALLREIDDIK, from the exons ATGActtcaaaaatgtattctttCCTGGTCTTCACGGTGCTCTTTGTTGGCTGCCTGTCAAAAC CTCTTTACATCTATAACTCCTTCTCTGAATCTGTTGGGTCTGGGAATGGAGAATCATATGCAACAAGTGGAGAAGGAAGGATCACAGCGATCAGGGTCTGGGAGGCGCCTCACTCGTACATTACTGG TTTCCAGCTCAGTTTCAATCACATCTGGGATGAAGTTATAGGCTACAAAACTCACTTTGAAACTGAAATGAAGCTATTTGAGAATGAGGTCATCACACAG GTTTCTGGCAAATACCAATCcactattatttatcagctgATATTTGTAACCTCACGGGGACGCTTCCTGATAGTCGGCCAGCCAAATAAG ATATCATTTAATATGTACCCTGAATTCAGCGATGGGGAGCTGGTGAAGTTGAGTGGGCATCAACAGTACAATAGAATTACTGCCATCGCAGCTCACTGGGGGACAGCTCTCCTGAGGGAAATTGATGACATTaaatag